Proteins from a genomic interval of Lolium perenne isolate Kyuss_39 chromosome 1, Kyuss_2.0, whole genome shotgun sequence:
- the LOC127306997 gene encoding protein RRC1 isoform X1, whose protein sequence is MSSKKVVPFNRHKENEEARKKREEDEAARVYAEFVESFKGESTSGSKFVRGGVIDPNAKLRADSEGGKSKDGWSVPKKGSRYVPSFLPPSFGREPEKKKEDERPKEKEKGKPRAIDKFMEELKFEQELRERRNQERDGRHGDTSASSSHFDELPDEFDPTGRLPGSFDDGDPQTTNLYVGNLSPKVDENFLLRTFGRFGPIASVKIMWPRTEEERRRQRNCGFVAFMNRVEGQAAKDEMQGVIVYDYELKIGWGKSVSLPSQALPAPPPGQMAIRSKEGGTVIISGPGGPPLTSVTPQTSELVLTPNVPDIVVAPPDDSHLRHVIDTMALHVLDGGCAFEQAIMERGRGNSLFSFLFDLKSKEHTYYVWRLYSFAQGDTLQRWRTEPFIMITGSGRWVPPALPSSRSPEREKESTFAAGRSRRVEVERTLTDSQRDEFEDMLRALTLERSQIKEAMGFALDNADAAGEIVEVLAESLTLKETSIPTKVARLMLVSDILHNSSAPVKNASAFRTKFEAAIPDVMESFNDLYRSITGRITAEALKERVLKVLQVWADWFLFSDAYLNGLKATFLRTGNSGVTPFHSLCGDAPEIEKKTSFEDGNNGFRLDEDGALATGKAAATKELLGLPLSELERRCRHNGLSLSGGKETMVARLLSLEEFEKERVYQKDVDIKYVQDEPHRTGREDISLDERNASRPGEVTGNESDMMGLSYHTGQKRSGESASADPGQVPSKKQKADPILPASKWNREDDGSDDEDRKNGQGLGLSYSSGSDIAGDPEKADPTEVSTDHAIHHPDTIVDEEHRQKLRQIEIAVMQYRESLEEKGLRNTEEIERKVTSHRRHLMSEYGLSSSTDRTNNKGSSERISSERKDRYDDARDSSKKRPRSRSPSRKSSLDRDREHNRNRERSHGNDVGKDRVREKSAGRAKDDRYDRSRDREKDRRKGR, encoded by the exons ATGAGTTCAAAGAAGGTTGTTCCATTCAACCGTCATAAGGAGAACGAAGAGGCGAGGAAGAAG AGGGAGGAGGATGAAGCAGCGCGCGTGTACGCGGAGTTTGTCGAGTCATTCAAGGGCGAAAGCACGTCTGGGTCAAAGTTTGTCCGAGGGGGTGTGATTGATCCAAATGCCAAGCTGAGAGCTGATTCTGAAG GTGGAAAATCCAAAGATGGGTGGTCTGTTCCAAAGAAGGGCAGTAG GTATGTTCCATCTTTTTTGCCGCCGTCATTTGGGAGAGAGCCAGAGAAAAAG AAGGAAGATGAGCgaccaaaggaaaaggaaaaaggaaagcCACGGGCAATAGACAAGTTCATGGAGGAACTCAAGTTTGAGCAAGAGCTACGAGAAAGGCGCAATCAAGAACGTGATGGTCGACACGGTGACACCTCCGCG TCCTCTAGCCATTTTGATGAACTGCCAGATGAATTTGACCCAACAGGGAGATTACCAGGATCATTTGATGACGGAGATCCGCAAaccacaaacttatatgttggcaATCTCTCTCCTAAG GTGGATGAGAATTTTCTTTTGAGGACATTTGGTCGGTTTGGACCTATTGCTAGCGTCAAGATTATGTGGCCTCGAACAGAAGAAGAACGCAGAAGGCAAAGGAATTGTGGTTTTGTTGCATTCATGAATAGAGTAGAAGGACAGGCGGCCAAGGATGAAATGCAAG GTGTTATTGTGTATGATTATGAGTTGAAGATTGGGTGGGGCAAATCTGTTTCTCTTCCATCACAAGCACTGCCTGCTCCTCCTCCAGGACAAATGGCAATCAGAAGCAAGGAG GGTGGCACTGTTATCATATCTGGTCCTGGAGGTCCACCTCTTACATCTGTTACACCACAAACCTCAGAGCTG GTTCTTACTCCAAATGTTCCTGATATTGTGGTTGCTCCACCGGATGATTCACATCTTAGGCACGTGATTGACACAATGGCTCTGCATGTACTTGATGGTGGATGTGCTTTTGAACAAGCTATAATGGAAAGAGGACGAGGAAATTCTTTATTCAGCTTCTTGTTTGATCTTAAATCAAAAGAGCACACATACTATGTTTGGAGGTTATACTCCTTTGCTCAG GGTGATACTTTACAACGATGGCGAACTGAACCATTTATCATGATTACTGGAAGTGGAAG ATGGGTTCCACCTGCTTTGCCATCCAGCAGAAGCCCTGAGCGTGAAAAAGAATCTACGTTTGCAGCTGGTAGAAGCAGG CGCGTTGAAGTGGAGCGTACATTGACAGATTCACAGCGTGATGAATTCGAGGACATGCTACGTGCACTGACATTAGAGAGGAGTCAGATAAAGGAGGCCATGGGATTTGCGTTGGATAATGCTGATGCTGCTGGAGAG ATTGTCGAGGTTCTTGCAGAGTCTTTGACACTCAAGGAGACATCTATCCCAACCAAGGTTGCAAGGCTTATGCTAGTGTCTGACATCCTTCATAACAGTAGTGCTCCCGTGAAGAATGCTTCTGCATTTCGAACCAAGTTTGAGGCTGCTATACCTGATGTGATGGAGAGCTTCAATGACTTGTATCGCAGTATTACAGGAAGGATTACTGCTGAAGCTCTGAAG GAGAGGGTTTTGAAAGTTCTACAAGTATGGGCTGACTGGTTCTTGTTTTCTGATGCATATCTGAATGGGCTTAAAGCAACCTTTCTTAGAACAGGCAACTCTGGGGTCACCCCTTTCCACTCTCTATGTGGTGATGCACCTGAAATCGAAAAGAAAACTAGCTTTGAAGATGGTAACAATGGTTTTAGGCTTGATGAAGATGGTGCCCTGGCAACAGGAAAGGCAGCAGCAACTAAGGAGCTGTTAGGACTTCCGCTTTCTGAACTTGAACGCCGTTGTAGACATAATGGCCTCTCATTATCTGGTGGtaaagagacaatggttgccagATTGCTCAGCTTGGAGGAGTTCGAGAAGGAGCGGGTATATCAGAAAGATGTCGACATCAAATATGTACAAGACGAACCTCACAGAACTGGAAGAGAGGATATTAGTTTGGATGAGCGTAATGCTTCAAGACCTGGAGAAGTTACTGGCAATGAATCAGATATGATGGGTCTCTCTTATCACACAGGTCAAAAGCGCTCTGGAGAATCTGCATCTGCTGATCCTGGACAAGTTCCAAGCAAGAAGCAGAAAGCTGATCCCATCTTGCCAGCTTCTAAATGGAATCGAGAAGATGACGGTAGCGACGATGAAGATAGAAAGAACGGTCAAGGATTGGGATTAAGCTATTCATCTGGAAGTGATATTGCTGGTGATCCTGAGAAAGCTGACCCAACAGAAGTTAGTACTGATCATGCAATTCATCATCCAGacacaattgttgatgaagaGCATAG GCAGAAGCTGAGGCAAATTGAGATCGCTGTCATGCAGTATCGTGAATCTCTTGAGGAGAAGGGTTTGCGGAACACGGAGGAGATTGAGAGGAAGGTTACCAGCCACCGTAGGCATCTTATGTCTGAGTATGGTTTGTCTTCTTCAACAGATAGGACAAACAATAAGGGGTCCTCTG AGAGAATATCATCGGAGCGGAAAGATAGGTATGATGATGCACGCGATTCTTCCAAGAAGCGGCCTCGGAGCCGCAGTCCTTCAAGGAAGTCATCACTGGATAGAGATCGAGAGCACAACCGCAACAGAGAAAGATCGCATGGTAATGATGTTGGGAAAGACAGGGTACGTGAAAAAAGTGCAGGCCGAGCGAAGGATGATCGCTACGATAGGAGCAGAGATAGAGAAAAGGACAGGAGAAAGGGAAGGTGA
- the LOC127306997 gene encoding protein RRC1 isoform X2: MEELKFEQELRERRNQERDGRHGDTSASSSHFDELPDEFDPTGRLPGSFDDGDPQTTNLYVGNLSPKVDENFLLRTFGRFGPIASVKIMWPRTEEERRRQRNCGFVAFMNRVEGQAAKDEMQGVIVYDYELKIGWGKSVSLPSQALPAPPPGQMAIRSKEGGTVIISGPGGPPLTSVTPQTSELVLTPNVPDIVVAPPDDSHLRHVIDTMALHVLDGGCAFEQAIMERGRGNSLFSFLFDLKSKEHTYYVWRLYSFAQGDTLQRWRTEPFIMITGSGRWVPPALPSSRSPEREKESTFAAGRSRRVEVERTLTDSQRDEFEDMLRALTLERSQIKEAMGFALDNADAAGEIVEVLAESLTLKETSIPTKVARLMLVSDILHNSSAPVKNASAFRTKFEAAIPDVMESFNDLYRSITGRITAEALKERVLKVLQVWADWFLFSDAYLNGLKATFLRTGNSGVTPFHSLCGDAPEIEKKTSFEDGNNGFRLDEDGALATGKAAATKELLGLPLSELERRCRHNGLSLSGGKETMVARLLSLEEFEKERVYQKDVDIKYVQDEPHRTGREDISLDERNASRPGEVTGNESDMMGLSYHTGQKRSGESASADPGQVPSKKQKADPILPASKWNREDDGSDDEDRKNGQGLGLSYSSGSDIAGDPEKADPTEVSTDHAIHHPDTIVDEEHRQKLRQIEIAVMQYRESLEEKGLRNTEEIERKVTSHRRHLMSEYGLSSSTDRTNNKGSSERISSERKDRYDDARDSSKKRPRSRSPSRKSSLDRDREHNRNRERSHGNDVGKDRVREKSAGRAKDDRYDRSRDREKDRRKGR; this comes from the exons ATGGAGGAACTCAAGTTTGAGCAAGAGCTACGAGAAAGGCGCAATCAAGAACGTGATGGTCGACACGGTGACACCTCCGCG TCCTCTAGCCATTTTGATGAACTGCCAGATGAATTTGACCCAACAGGGAGATTACCAGGATCATTTGATGACGGAGATCCGCAAaccacaaacttatatgttggcaATCTCTCTCCTAAG GTGGATGAGAATTTTCTTTTGAGGACATTTGGTCGGTTTGGACCTATTGCTAGCGTCAAGATTATGTGGCCTCGAACAGAAGAAGAACGCAGAAGGCAAAGGAATTGTGGTTTTGTTGCATTCATGAATAGAGTAGAAGGACAGGCGGCCAAGGATGAAATGCAAG GTGTTATTGTGTATGATTATGAGTTGAAGATTGGGTGGGGCAAATCTGTTTCTCTTCCATCACAAGCACTGCCTGCTCCTCCTCCAGGACAAATGGCAATCAGAAGCAAGGAG GGTGGCACTGTTATCATATCTGGTCCTGGAGGTCCACCTCTTACATCTGTTACACCACAAACCTCAGAGCTG GTTCTTACTCCAAATGTTCCTGATATTGTGGTTGCTCCACCGGATGATTCACATCTTAGGCACGTGATTGACACAATGGCTCTGCATGTACTTGATGGTGGATGTGCTTTTGAACAAGCTATAATGGAAAGAGGACGAGGAAATTCTTTATTCAGCTTCTTGTTTGATCTTAAATCAAAAGAGCACACATACTATGTTTGGAGGTTATACTCCTTTGCTCAG GGTGATACTTTACAACGATGGCGAACTGAACCATTTATCATGATTACTGGAAGTGGAAG ATGGGTTCCACCTGCTTTGCCATCCAGCAGAAGCCCTGAGCGTGAAAAAGAATCTACGTTTGCAGCTGGTAGAAGCAGG CGCGTTGAAGTGGAGCGTACATTGACAGATTCACAGCGTGATGAATTCGAGGACATGCTACGTGCACTGACATTAGAGAGGAGTCAGATAAAGGAGGCCATGGGATTTGCGTTGGATAATGCTGATGCTGCTGGAGAG ATTGTCGAGGTTCTTGCAGAGTCTTTGACACTCAAGGAGACATCTATCCCAACCAAGGTTGCAAGGCTTATGCTAGTGTCTGACATCCTTCATAACAGTAGTGCTCCCGTGAAGAATGCTTCTGCATTTCGAACCAAGTTTGAGGCTGCTATACCTGATGTGATGGAGAGCTTCAATGACTTGTATCGCAGTATTACAGGAAGGATTACTGCTGAAGCTCTGAAG GAGAGGGTTTTGAAAGTTCTACAAGTATGGGCTGACTGGTTCTTGTTTTCTGATGCATATCTGAATGGGCTTAAAGCAACCTTTCTTAGAACAGGCAACTCTGGGGTCACCCCTTTCCACTCTCTATGTGGTGATGCACCTGAAATCGAAAAGAAAACTAGCTTTGAAGATGGTAACAATGGTTTTAGGCTTGATGAAGATGGTGCCCTGGCAACAGGAAAGGCAGCAGCAACTAAGGAGCTGTTAGGACTTCCGCTTTCTGAACTTGAACGCCGTTGTAGACATAATGGCCTCTCATTATCTGGTGGtaaagagacaatggttgccagATTGCTCAGCTTGGAGGAGTTCGAGAAGGAGCGGGTATATCAGAAAGATGTCGACATCAAATATGTACAAGACGAACCTCACAGAACTGGAAGAGAGGATATTAGTTTGGATGAGCGTAATGCTTCAAGACCTGGAGAAGTTACTGGCAATGAATCAGATATGATGGGTCTCTCTTATCACACAGGTCAAAAGCGCTCTGGAGAATCTGCATCTGCTGATCCTGGACAAGTTCCAAGCAAGAAGCAGAAAGCTGATCCCATCTTGCCAGCTTCTAAATGGAATCGAGAAGATGACGGTAGCGACGATGAAGATAGAAAGAACGGTCAAGGATTGGGATTAAGCTATTCATCTGGAAGTGATATTGCTGGTGATCCTGAGAAAGCTGACCCAACAGAAGTTAGTACTGATCATGCAATTCATCATCCAGacacaattgttgatgaagaGCATAG GCAGAAGCTGAGGCAAATTGAGATCGCTGTCATGCAGTATCGTGAATCTCTTGAGGAGAAGGGTTTGCGGAACACGGAGGAGATTGAGAGGAAGGTTACCAGCCACCGTAGGCATCTTATGTCTGAGTATGGTTTGTCTTCTTCAACAGATAGGACAAACAATAAGGGGTCCTCTG AGAGAATATCATCGGAGCGGAAAGATAGGTATGATGATGCACGCGATTCTTCCAAGAAGCGGCCTCGGAGCCGCAGTCCTTCAAGGAAGTCATCACTGGATAGAGATCGAGAGCACAACCGCAACAGAGAAAGATCGCATGGTAATGATGTTGGGAAAGACAGGGTACGTGAAAAAAGTGCAGGCCGAGCGAAGGATGATCGCTACGATAGGAGCAGAGATAGAGAAAAGGACAGGAGAAAGGGAAGGTGA